The Eubacterium sp. MSJ-33 genomic sequence CTCACAGACCATATCCATATGCCCCTGGATCATCACGACCGGTGCATCCTCATAGCCTCTTGTTGCCGGCTTCTTCATGATGACATTTCCAAGTGTATCCTGTCTGACATAGAGATTTCGTTTTTTCGCAAATGCAGCCAGATAATCACTGATTGCCTGTGTGTCTGAAGATCCATGCGGAATCCCACAGATTTCCTCAAAATAACGAAAGACCGCTTTCGGTTCTAACTGTGCAAGCACTGCCATTTTTCTGCCTCCTGACAATTCTATATTGTCCTACTTTTTCTTAATTGGTTTTATCTTATTTTCAAATGATTCAATAAATGCCTTCTGTTTTTCCTCACTGCACAAATGCTTATCCACATAAATCAATATCTCACGCAGCGTTTTCTGCGGCGAATACTGGCAGTTATTTCTTATAATTCCGACATCCCAGCCTTGTTCTTCCCATGCTTCGTCTGCTGCCTTTAACAGATCTTCTTCTGCACTGATTACCCGAAGCGGCGTATCAACACAATAAGAATATGGAGATTTTATATCCAGATAGATTCTCTCCGTACCAAAAATATCTCCCTCTGCGGAAGAAGTTGCGGCTATCACATCATAATATCCTTCTTCCACCGTAAACTTCTCCCGGTCCATATCGTAAGAAGCAAGTTTTGATGTCGGAATTTCAAACACGATTGTCTTCTTCTCTCCCGGAGCAAGCTTTACTTTCTCAAATGCCTTCAATTCCTTCTCCGGTTTTGGAAGTGTGCTGTATGGATCATGGATATAAATCTGTACCACTTCACTTCCAACACAATCTCCTGTATTTGTAACCGTCACCTTGGCTGTAATCTTCTCTGTATCGGACGTTACATAATCAAGTATACATGCAAATGATGTATAGGATAATCCATGCCCAAACGCATACCTTGGATGTATTTTCTTCTTGTCATAATAGCGATATCCAATATAGATTCCCTCACCATAGTTTACATGATATCCCTCTCCCGGAAAATTCATATAGGTTGGTGCATCTTCCAGACGCTCCGGAAATGTAATCGTCAGCTTTCCGGACGGATTCACAACACCTGCAATCATATCGGATAATGCCTTTGCACCCGCCATACCCGGAAGAAATGTACAAAATACCGTCTTCACATTCTCTGTCTCGATTTCCCGCATATCGACCGGTCCGCATGTATTTAACACCAGAATCACATTTTTATTCTGTTTTTTCAGCTCAGCCAGAATATCCAGATCCTCTCTGGCAAGGAACAGGTTCTCTCGATCATTACCCTCCATTCCCGAAATCACTGCAATAACAACAACATACTCTGCTTCTGCTGTATCTACAAGTTCAAAATATCGGGCAAACTCTGCTTTGACATCTCCGTGTCTGCTTGTATCAATTCCTGCTGAACCGGAACCACACTCTAACATCTGCTTGCTTCCACTTCCAAGGATTGCAAGCTTTGTCTGTTTTGCAAGCGGACAACTGCCATCATTTTTCAGAAGAACAATACCCTCACACGCTGCATCATAAGCTGCAGCATCTGTCTTCTCCAGAACAGCTTCGATTGGAAGTGCATCCACTTCTTCTTTTCTGTAATGCTCCAGAATCCATGAATAAACAGACAAAATCCGCTTGCATGCACGGTCAAGCACCTCTTCTGATACCTCACCGTTTTTCACTGCTTCATAAATTGCTTTAGGATTTGCAGGTCCCGGCATCGCAAGATCAGTTCCACCATCCAATGCCTTTGCCGGATCAAGTGCAGCGCCCCAGTCCGACATTACCATGCCTTCAAAGCCAAAATCATCCCGAAGCTTATCCTGCAGCAGCCATTTATTCTCTGTGCATCGTGCACCATTAATCTTATTGTAAGCGTTCATGATTGTTTTCGTGCCGCCCTCTTTTACACAGGCGCAAAATCCCGGCAGAAAGATTTCTTCCAGCGCGCGCTTGGTAATTCTCTCATCGATATCCAGACGATTTGTTTCCTGACTGTTTGCAGCATAATGTTTGACCGTTGCCGAAACACCATAACTCTGGATTCCCTTTACAATCTCAGGAGCCAGCTTTGTCACTAGATATGGATCTTCAGAATATCCCTCGAATAATCTTCCGTTTCTTGGATCTCTTAAAATATTCACATTCGGTCCAAGCAGAAAATGTACACCA encodes the following:
- a CDS encoding beta-glucosidase; translation: MTKKIDELVEKMTLDEKAHLVNGATFFGTYPVERLDIPRMQTLDGATGMNLEQVFGDMTEYENWSDAEERKEIDADTSKSVNMIGSTMLVDVIENYFEPEKLTDKEKVLYRWIKKHMDARLNGKDYAPGCYPPGILLGCTWKPEVIRKVGEALGMESCLYGVHFLLGPNVNILRDPRNGRLFEGYSEDPYLVTKLAPEIVKGIQSYGVSATVKHYAANSQETNRLDIDERITKRALEEIFLPGFCACVKEGGTKTIMNAYNKINGARCTENKWLLQDKLRDDFGFEGMVMSDWGAALDPAKALDGGTDLAMPGPANPKAIYEAVKNGEVSEEVLDRACKRILSVYSWILEHYRKEEVDALPIEAVLEKTDAAAYDAACEGIVLLKNDGSCPLAKQTKLAILGSGSKQMLECGSGSAGIDTSRHGDVKAEFARYFELVDTAEAEYVVVIAVISGMEGNDRENLFLAREDLDILAELKKQNKNVILVLNTCGPVDMREIETENVKTVFCTFLPGMAGAKALSDMIAGVVNPSGKLTITFPERLEDAPTYMNFPGEGYHVNYGEGIYIGYRYYDKKKIHPRYAFGHGLSYTSFACILDYVTSDTEKITAKVTVTNTGDCVGSEVVQIYIHDPYSTLPKPEKELKAFEKVKLAPGEKKTIVFEIPTSKLASYDMDREKFTVEEGYYDVIAATSSAEGDIFGTERIYLDIKSPYSYCVDTPLRVISAEEDLLKAADEAWEEQGWDVGIIRNNCQYSPQKTLREILIYVDKHLCSEEKQKAFIESFENKIKPIKKK